From the genome of Fusarium fujikuroi IMI 58289 draft genome, chromosome FFUJ_chr06:
GAAGACCGAAGTTGGATCTAACAACATCCTCGACACTTCAGCCGACAACAAGGAGCAGCAGGCTGGCTCTGTGACTGccagcaacatcaatgcCGCTGACGAGCAGCCTCAGTACCCTGGCGCTGCAAAGCTTACCctcatcatctcgtctctCTGCCTCGCCATCTTTCTCGTTGCTCTTGACCAGACCATCATCGCTCCCGCTCTCGGCGCCATCACAGCGCAGTTCCAGAGTGTCAAGGATATTGGATGGTATGGATCTTCGTACCTTCTTACCACCACGGCTTTGCAGCCCATGTACGGAACTGTCTACAAGTACTTCAATGTCAAGATTGCGTACCTCGCTGCcgtcttcatctttgagATTGGAAGTTTGATCTCTGCTGTTGCGCCATCTTCTGTCGCATTCATTGTCGGTCGAGCCATTGCAGGAGTAAGTTGTCTTGCACAGTTCCCATGGACCTTTACTAACGGCGTCTCAAGATTGGAACCGCTGGTCTCTTTTCAGGATCTATCGTTATCCTCTCCCTCATCAGTACGTCAAAACCAACAAACTAGCCCCGTGACCATAACTAACCACAGCTTCAGTGCCTCTCGAAAAGCGTCCTCTTGCCTTTGGTCTTATCGGTGGTATGTGGGGTATCGCTTCCGTTGCTGGCCCTCTCCTTGGAGGTGCCTTCACTGAACATGCAACCTGGCGCTGGTGTTTCTACATCAACCTTCCCATTGGCGGCTTGGCCAtgctcatcgtcttcttctttgtcaaggTTAACCGCAACGACTCGaacaccatcaacatgaCCTTCATGGATCGTCTTCGCAAGCTCGACCTTGCTGGcgccgccatcttcatccccgcCATTGTCTGCTTGCTCCTTGCTTTGCAATGGGGTGGCGCTGAATATCCCTGGAACAACTCGCGTATCATCGGTCTCTTCTGTGGCTTTGGAGCCATGATTGCCATCTTCATTGGCATCCAATTTTGGAAGGGTGATGAGGGAACTCTCCCGCCTCGTCTATTCAAGAACCGGGACACTTTGTCCGCTATCATCTTCGCCATGTTCTTTGGTGCCGGGTTCTTCCCTCTCATCTACTATCTCTGTAAGTCTCACCCTACCTCTGCTGTCCGCCCAACTAACGTTTCTCAGCTCTTTACTTCCAGGCCATCCAGGGTGTTAGCGCCGTCCAAGCTGGAATTAAGATTCTCCCTCTCCTGCTCGCGACCGTCCTCTGCTCTATCGTCTCTGGAGGTGTTATCACCGCCATTGGCTACTACAGCTATGTCATCATCCCTTGCATGGTTCTCTACACTGTCGGATGCGGCATGCTCACAACCCTCGATGTCCATTCTCCTCTCAAAGAGTGGTTTGGTTACCAAGTCATTGCTGGCTTGGGCATTGGTGCAGGTTTCCAAATCGGTGTCCTCATCATTCAAACTGTTTTGCCCCAGGAATGGGTTCCTGTTGGCACCGCTGTTGTTCAGTTCGGCCAAGCCTTCGGAGGCGCCATCTTCGTGGCTGTGGGCCAAACTGTCTTCCAAAATGGCCTCATTGACACACTTAAGGCTGATAACATTGGTATCGACCcgaccatcttcatcaacactggAGCTTCAGAGATTGAGGATACTCTGAGAAAGATGGGCCGCCTTGATGCGCTCGACGCTGTCCTCAATGCATACATGAAGGGTCTCCGGGACACCTTTTATACCTCTCTTGCTTGTGCTGCCTGTGCCCTGATTGCTTGCCTATGCTTCCGATGGAAGTCTGTCAAGAAGGGTCCAGACGGCGAGGACAGAAAGCCTGAGCCTGCTGTGCCTGTCTGAATGGATCGTGGGATCGAAGCGTAATTTGACGATTGGAATTTTGCATAGATACCCTCAgatgtctctcttctctcggtTGCATTTGGCGCTGGTAGTAATAAGTGTCTAATATCATAGAAGGTTAATAAAAGTGGTCTTACAGTACTAAGACTCCTCATTGTGTGTCATCTGGTGGTCTGTCCCATGAAACCCGTGTTTTTCTAGCTCTCGTCTTTACCCCAACATCAGCTCCTACGAATCTGAGCACCCAGTCTTTTACTTGCTTCGCCTTTTGTAACTGCGGATGCATCTGACCGCGCTTGGAGAGCTCTCGCGTCGAATAGAGCCCAGAACCATCCCTTCTCCATAGCAGACGTACTTTGGTCATGCCCCTACGGAGACTTTGACCAtagaccttgtccttgaacaCATGAAGTGCCACGTTCTGCATGAGAACTACATCCTGACGCCGAAGGGCACTAATCTCAGCAGCTGCATCGTTCTCCTCTGCAAGCCAAAACGTCACAGCGAAGCCTGTCTTTGTATCGTCCCCGAGGAGAATCTCCACTAAAGAGAGGCTGCGACCCCAGCGGGTTGTGACTGTCCGTGGCTGTGCGATGGATATAATGCCGGCAATAATGTTGAGAGTGACAGTCTGTGGATTGAGAGCCAGAATCCTCCGAGCCGGCGGTATATCTTCCAAATCagaaagatgagaaggaaCAGTGTCTCTCATAGTCAAATGTGCTGTGGAAGAAGTCGTCATAAACGATGTCTCCTCAAATGTCGTCTCCCCGAAACTATCCAGCTGTGATGATGGAATAGAATTGTGTAAAGCTAGGGAGTGGTCATAGAATTGCGAAAGCACATTCTCTGGATCTCCGCCCTCCAGGGACTGAGATTGTTCCTTAAACGAGATCTCAGCCGTGGTGAAGAATTCGGATTGGTTggcgaggttgaggctgataTCATGGGTCTGGCTGAAGCCTGTGTGAAGCGGTTTTCTGTTCAGCGGCAGAGAACGCCATGGGGCTAGGCTTGGAGACGATGCTGGAGCTGTTCCTTGAGGGGTTAGCCCAAGAAATTCAGCGAAAGAGTCGTCGATTTGTGTTATTGTGCAAGATTGTATTGTGAGAGACGAAGCGGGCGGTGCGCCAGCGAAAAGGAGTAGTTGTGGTGTCATGGTGTTAACCGCCTGAAATTAATTTGGAATCCTATTTGAAGCTTCTCACGATATTGCCAAGAGATTGTGTTGCCCGGTAGCAGCAACTGTGTgggttcttgatgagataAGCCAAAATTCACGATGATCTTTTTGGTGTTGGCGGGTGATGATGCTAGAGTAACGAGAGATCGGCGGCGACCACTTCCCGGCCGCAGGTACCGAGGTATTCCCCCCACCCCCACAACTCCCGTGCGCCCCACAGACGTTACCGAGGCCGGCTCGTAATTCAACCTCGTTTCGTGTGCCGGTATATAACTTCAGCTCTCCAATTCCAGCCCCGATACAACTGTACTCTACCTACTAGAATTAAGATTTGAGTGCGCCAGCTGAGGTGCCAAAACGCTCGTCACAATGACGTCCTTTCCGTTCACCATTCAAGAGCATACAATTGAAGCATCACATATTCGAGAATACGCCCGCGCTACAGCTCATTCTCAAGATGAGAAGCTATACCTTCACGTAAAGCAATATACACCCAAAGATAACCAGAACCCTCAGAAAGGTGACGTGACTATCGTCGGAGGACATGCCAATGGCTTTCCCAAGGTAAGCACATCAATACTGTTCATACAAACACATTTACTGATCTCTATAGGAACTATATGAACCCCTTTGGGAGGAGTTCTACCATGAATCAAAACGCCGAGGTATCCGAATTCGAAGTATCTGGATAGCAGATACAGCATGGCAAGGCAAAAGCGGCCTTATAAACCAAGACGCACTTGGCAATGATCGTAAGACTCACCCTCTCTCTTACCATCCAACAATGCTAAcatcttctcagcaagctGGCTCGACTATGCCCGTGATATTCTTCACATGATAAACACATTCCGCCCTCCACCACCGATAATGGCAATGGGACACTCCTTTGGCGCAAACGCTCTCACAAATGTTGCCCTTCTCCATCCTCGCGTCTTCACATCGCTTGTGCTGCTCGATCCCGTCATCTCTCACTTTGCCTCCACGCCTGGCGCTAGAAGCGCTGGCCCTGCGGCAGCGAGTATGCACCGTCGTGAAGTCTGGCCATCGCGCGACGAAGCAGTGGCATCCTTTGGCCGCAGCCCCTTTTACAAGTCCTGGGATCCTCGGGTGCTACAGCGGTGGATCGACTTTGGTATCAGGGACGTTCCTGGTGAACAGAGCGTGACTTTAACTACGACAAAGCATCAGGAGATCTTTACCTTCCTACGCCCAAGTTGGCTGGCCTACGACGCTGAGGGCAAGGATGTGATACACCCTGAACATACCCCCGATCTTGATGCCAGCCTCAACCGTCGATGGTCAACATATCCCGTCTACCGCCCTGAGGGACCTAATACCGTAGAACGACTTCCCAATGTCCGCCCTAGCGTCCTCTATGTCTTCGGTGGCAAGAGTGACGTTTCCCCACCAGAACTTATAGACGAGAAGATGGCTCTCACAGGAACAGGTATCGGGGGCAGCGGTGGCGAAGCCAAGGGACGTGTCAAGAAGGTTGTCGGAGAGAAGAATGGCCATTTGATTCCCATGGAAGATCCTCGCTTGTGTGCAAGTGCCGCGGCAGACTGGATCAAGGCTGAACTGGAGAGGTGGTGGGCAGATGAGCGCCAGTTTGAAGAGTGGGCGAAGAAGTctaaagaagagaagacgacCGTTTCGGAAGAATTTCAAAAGCACATAGGCAAGCCTGCTCGCCGGGTAAAACCTAGCCCAAAGGCAAagatataaagataaagcGATGTTTATTGGACAACATATACAGATGGGGCGACGGGTcactaaagataatatatatactaaagaagATGATATTTTAGTTTTGCATTTAAGCAATTTGACATGCTGCGCATCATGCTTGACCTTTTCTCGCCCTGATGAGCGCTATCCTGTATGTATCCTTAAACTTCAAGCAGGACTGGTATTCAGCTATCCTTTTTTGCTTAAAGCTTTTTCGTATACTTCTCAGGAGAGAGTCTCATATTGGCCCTTTTAAACATCCATTGTCATATTTAATTGAGATGTACCTCACGCTTACTTGGAGTATGTTCGCTTTGTTCACTGCCCCCTGTTCCCCGCGATAAGCT
Proteins encoded in this window:
- a CDS encoding related to aflatoxin efflux pump AFLT — encoded protein: MATNTPATAPTNAMVDESRLSSDEKTEVGSNNILDTSADNKEQQAGSVTASNINAADEQPQYPGAAKLTLIISSLCLAIFLVALDQTIIAPALGAITAQFQSVKDIGWYGSSYLLTTTALQPMYGTVYKYFNVKIAYLAAVFIFEIGSLISAVAPSSVAFIVGRAIAGIGTAGLFSGSIVILSLIMPLEKRPLAFGLIGGMWGIASVAGPLLGGAFTEHATWRWCFYINLPIGGLAMLIVFFFVKVNRNDSNTINMTFMDRLRKLDLAGAAIFIPAIVCLLLALQWGGAEYPWNNSRIIGLFCGFGAMIAIFIGIQFWKGDEGTLPPRLFKNRDTLSAIIFAMFFGAGFFPLIYYLSLYFQAIQGVSAVQAGIKILPLLLATVLCSIVSGGVITAIGYYSYVIIPCMVLYTVGCGMLTTLDVHSPLKEWFGYQVIAGLGIGAGFQIGVLIIQTVLPQEWVPVGTAVVQFGQAFGGAIFVAVGQTVFQNGLIDTLKADNIGIDPTIFINTGASEIEDTLRKMGRLDALDAVLNAYMKGLRDTFYTSLACAACALIACLCFRWKSVKKGPDGEDRKPEPAVPV
- a CDS encoding related to host-specific AK-toxin Akt2; protein product: MTSFPFTIQEHTIEASHIREYARATAHSQDEKLYLHVKQYTPKDNQNPQKGDVTIVGGHANGFPKELYEPLWEEFYHESKRRGIRIRSIWIADTAWQGKSGLINQDALGNDPSWLDYARDILHMINTFRPPPPIMAMGHSFGANALTNVALLHPRVFTSLVLLDPVISHFASTPGARSAGPAAASMHRREVWPSRDEAVASFGRSPFYKSWDPRVLQRWIDFGIRDVPGEQSVTLTTTKHQEIFTFLRPSWLAYDAEGKDVIHPEHTPDLDASLNRRWSTYPVYRPEGPNTVERLPNVRPSVLYVFGGKSDVSPPELIDEKMALTGTGIGGSGGEAKGRVKKVVGEKNGHLIPMEDPRLCASAAADWIKAELERWWADERQFEEWAKKSKEEKTTVSEEFQKHIGKPARRVKPSPKAKI